From Bradyrhizobium symbiodeficiens, the proteins below share one genomic window:
- a CDS encoding amino acid ABC transporter substrate-binding protein translates to MKHFRSIGLALAATFAVSQAGAQELTGTLKNIKDTGAITLGFRDSSIPFSYLDDNQKPVGFAMDICYKIVDAVKKELKLDKLEVKLNPVTSATRIPLMANGTIDLECGSTTNNAERQKQVAFTNTHFLTASRYVFKKSSGLKSIDDLKGKTVVSTAGTTNIKQLTEANVEKKLGANIIPAKDHAEAFLMVETDRAVAFVMDDILLASLVAGSKSPADYVISKDAFSKPEPYGIMLRKDDAPFKKVVDAATAALYTSGEGQKIYDKWFTQKIPPKGLNLNSPISPELKNEFAKPTDSPNPDDYK, encoded by the coding sequence GTGAAACATTTTCGTAGCATCGGGCTTGCGCTCGCCGCGACCTTCGCCGTCAGCCAGGCCGGGGCCCAGGAGCTGACAGGCACGCTGAAGAACATCAAGGACACCGGCGCCATCACGCTGGGCTTCCGCGACTCCTCGATCCCGTTCTCCTATCTCGACGACAACCAGAAGCCCGTCGGATTCGCGATGGACATCTGCTACAAGATCGTCGACGCCGTGAAGAAGGAGCTCAAGCTCGACAAGCTCGAGGTCAAGCTCAACCCGGTGACGTCGGCGACCCGTATCCCGCTGATGGCCAACGGCACCATCGACCTCGAATGCGGCTCGACCACCAACAATGCCGAGCGCCAGAAGCAGGTTGCCTTCACCAACACCCACTTCCTGACCGCCAGCCGCTACGTCTTCAAGAAGTCGAGCGGCCTGAAGTCGATCGACGACCTCAAGGGCAAGACGGTGGTCTCCACCGCCGGCACGACGAACATCAAGCAGCTCACCGAGGCCAACGTCGAGAAAAAGCTCGGCGCCAACATCATCCCGGCGAAGGACCATGCTGAAGCCTTCCTGATGGTCGAGACCGACCGTGCGGTCGCCTTCGTGATGGACGACATCCTGCTCGCGAGCCTCGTGGCCGGCTCGAAGTCGCCGGCCGACTACGTCATCTCCAAGGACGCGTTCTCCAAGCCCGAGCCCTACGGCATCATGCTGCGCAAGGACGACGCGCCGTTCAAGAAGGTGGTCGATGCCGCGACTGCCGCGCTCTACACCTCGGGCGAGGGCCAGAAGATCTACGACAAGTGGTTCACCCAGAAGATCCCGCCGAAGGGCCTCAACCTCAATAGCCCGATTTCGCCCGAGCTGAAGAACGAGTTCGCGAAGCCCACGGATTCGCCGAACCCGGACGACTACAAGTAA
- a CDS encoding amino acid ABC transporter permease, protein MFSNLDFDVIRRALPYLFYEGMTFTLTLTALAALGGLVFGTALALMRLSGYKILGRIAGVYVDFMRSLPLVLVIFWFYFLVPYIGQWLTGASRPISVGAFASCLITFIMFEAAYFSEIMRAGIQSISRGQPAAANALGLTYAQTMRYVVLPQAFRNMLPVLITQTIVLFQDTSLVYVLSITDFLGAASKVAQRDGRLVEMYLFAAVVYFTISCIASFGVRRLQARIAIIR, encoded by the coding sequence ATGTTCTCCAACCTCGATTTCGACGTCATCCGGCGTGCGCTGCCTTATCTGTTCTACGAGGGCATGACGTTCACGCTTACGCTGACGGCGCTTGCAGCCCTCGGCGGCCTGGTCTTCGGCACGGCGCTCGCGCTGATGCGCTTGTCCGGCTACAAGATCCTCGGGCGCATTGCCGGCGTCTATGTCGACTTCATGCGCTCGCTGCCGCTGGTGCTGGTCATCTTCTGGTTCTACTTCCTGGTGCCCTATATCGGGCAATGGCTGACCGGCGCCTCGCGCCCGATCAGCGTCGGCGCCTTCGCATCCTGCCTCATCACCTTCATCATGTTCGAGGCAGCATACTTCTCCGAGATCATGCGCGCCGGCATCCAGTCGATCTCGCGCGGCCAGCCGGCCGCGGCCAACGCGCTCGGGCTGACCTACGCCCAGACCATGCGCTACGTCGTGTTGCCGCAAGCCTTCCGCAACATGCTGCCGGTGCTGATCACGCAGACCATCGTGCTGTTCCAGGACACTTCGCTGGTCTACGTCCTGTCGATCACGGACTTCCTGGGCGCGGCAAGCAAGGTCGCGCAGCGCGACGGGCGTCTCGTCGAAATGTACCTGTTCGCAGCGGTCGTCTACTTCACCATCTCCTGTATCGCGTCCTTCGGCGTCCGTCGCCTTCAGGCGCGCATCGCCATCATTCGATAG
- a CDS encoding LLM class flavin-dependent oxidoreductase, which yields MAKQIRLNAFAMNCVAHQSPGLWTHPRDRTAEYNRLPYWIDLAKTLERGRFDGLFLADVLGVYDVYGNSPDAALRNAAQTPSNEPLLLLSAMAAVTKNLGFGVTSNLSFEPPYPFARRMSTLDHLTEGRIGWNVVTGYLDSAARGAGKDKQTGHDVRYDIADEYMEVVYKLWEGSWEDDAVLRDRKRGIFTDPSKVHRINHESANYRINNTIHLSEPSPQRTPVLYQAGTSPRGRQFAAKHAECVFMSGPSAKIIAPRVSAIRQEAAALGRDPAGILMFNMMTIILGNTEAEAAAKYADYRSHINPEGALALMSGWTGIDFSGYELDQEVRHVQNDAGRSALDNVTRGDPDRVWTVRDVIEHVGIGGAGPVVVGTPESVADKIEDWFEKTDVDGLNVAFAVSPGDFEDIADMLVPELTKRGRYKPEYAKGTLREKLFGDGRARLDAPHPAAGYRVGKTG from the coding sequence ATGGCCAAGCAGATCAGGCTCAACGCCTTTGCGATGAATTGCGTCGCGCACCAGTCGCCGGGTCTGTGGACCCATCCACGCGACCGTACCGCCGAGTATAACCGCCTGCCCTATTGGATCGATCTCGCCAAAACGCTGGAGCGCGGGCGTTTCGACGGTTTGTTCCTGGCCGACGTGCTCGGGGTCTACGACGTCTATGGCAACAGCCCCGACGCGGCCTTGCGCAACGCCGCTCAGACGCCGTCGAACGAGCCGCTGCTGCTGCTCTCGGCAATGGCCGCAGTGACGAAAAACCTCGGCTTCGGCGTGACCAGCAATCTCTCCTTCGAACCGCCCTATCCGTTCGCGCGGCGGATGTCGACGCTGGACCATCTCACCGAAGGCCGGATCGGCTGGAACGTCGTCACCGGCTATCTCGACAGCGCCGCGCGAGGTGCCGGCAAGGACAAGCAGACCGGCCACGACGTCCGCTACGACATCGCGGACGAATACATGGAGGTCGTCTACAAGCTCTGGGAAGGGAGCTGGGAGGACGACGCCGTGCTGCGCGACCGCAAGCGCGGCATCTTCACCGATCCCAGCAAGGTTCACCGCATCAATCACGAGAGCGCGAACTACCGCATCAACAACACCATCCATCTCAGCGAGCCGTCGCCGCAACGAACGCCGGTGCTGTACCAGGCCGGCACCTCGCCGCGCGGTCGGCAGTTCGCGGCCAAGCATGCCGAATGCGTGTTCATGTCGGGACCGTCGGCAAAGATCATCGCGCCGCGCGTCTCAGCGATCCGCCAGGAGGCCGCCGCACTCGGCCGCGATCCCGCGGGAATCCTGATGTTCAACATGATGACGATCATCCTCGGCAACACGGAAGCAGAGGCTGCGGCGAAATATGCCGACTACCGCTCGCATATCAATCCGGAAGGCGCGCTCGCGCTGATGTCGGGATGGACCGGCATCGACTTCTCCGGCTACGAGCTCGACCAGGAGGTCCGCCACGTCCAGAACGATGCCGGCCGCAGCGCCCTCGATAACGTCACCCGGGGCGACCCCGACCGCGTCTGGACCGTGCGCGACGTCATCGAGCATGTCGGCATCGGCGGCGCCGGCCCCGTCGTGGTCGGCACGCCGGAGAGCGTCGCCGACAAGATCGAGGACTGGTTCGAGAAGACCGATGTCGACGGCCTCAATGTCGCGTTTGCGGTCTCGCCCGGCGATTTCGAGGATATCGCCGACATGCTGGTGCCGGAGCTGACCAAGCGCGGACGGTACAAGCCGGAATACGCCAAGGGCACGCTGCGGGAGAAGCTGTTCGGCGATGGCCGCGCACGGCTCGACGCGCCACATCCCGCGGCGGGATATCGGGTGGGGAAGACGGGGTAG
- a CDS encoding amino acid ABC transporter permease — protein sequence MNYNWNWGIFFQPNPMGTGTYLDMLLSGLVLTLKTAALAWIIALIFGSLVGVMRTLPSRGADWFGFCWVEFFRNMPLLVQLFLWFFVLPELLPKAAGTWLKQLPNAPFWTAAIGIGFFMSARVAVQLQAGIGSLPRGQKMAATALGLTTVQAYRYVLLPMAFRIILPPLTSEFLNTIKNTAVAITIGLLELTGQARSMQEFSFQVFEAFTAATILYLLVNAVVVTAMRFLERWVAIPGYITGK from the coding sequence GTGAACTATAACTGGAACTGGGGAATCTTTTTCCAGCCGAACCCGATGGGGACGGGCACCTATCTCGACATGCTGCTGTCGGGACTGGTGCTGACCCTTAAGACGGCCGCGCTCGCCTGGATCATCGCGCTGATCTTCGGCTCGCTCGTCGGCGTCATGCGCACGCTTCCCTCCCGGGGCGCGGACTGGTTCGGCTTCTGCTGGGTCGAATTCTTCCGCAACATGCCGCTGCTCGTGCAGCTGTTCCTGTGGTTCTTCGTGCTGCCGGAGTTGCTGCCCAAGGCTGCCGGTACCTGGCTGAAGCAACTCCCGAACGCGCCGTTCTGGACGGCCGCGATCGGCATCGGCTTCTTCATGTCGGCGCGCGTGGCCGTTCAGCTGCAGGCCGGTATCGGCTCGCTGCCGCGAGGGCAGAAGATGGCGGCCACTGCGCTGGGCCTCACCACCGTGCAGGCCTATCGCTACGTGCTGCTGCCGATGGCGTTCCGCATCATCCTGCCGCCGCTCACCTCCGAATTCCTCAACACCATCAAGAATACGGCCGTCGCGATCACGATCGGCCTGCTCGAGCTGACCGGGCAGGCGCGCTCGATGCAGGAATTCTCGTTCCAGGTGTTCGAGGCCTTCACTGCCGCGACGATCCTGTACCTCCTCGTCAATGCCGTGGTCGTGACGGCGATGCGCTTCCTCGAACGCTGGGTCGCGATCCCCGGCTACATCACGGGGAAATAG
- a CDS encoding thiamine pyrophosphate-binding protein, producing MKNKITGRSAFLALLKDEGITHLFGNPGTTELPIMHALKDHPDLTYVMAMQESLVVAIADGYSRASGKLVACNVHVAPGLGNAMGSLYNAQFTGTPMILTAGQQEQGHGLMEPVLYGPLVRMAEPLVKWAVEVTRLEDLPRIVRRAAKIATTPPTGPVFISLPGDILNSEAGIDLGRSTRIDARTRPSDEVLRAFAARLLKAERPVIVTIDEVVKSDALKEAAELAELLGAAAYQSSTPYGSHFLSESPSFVGTLARVQKVARDTLAPYDLLIALGGDPLRMSVYSEVDALPDGLGIVQIGLVDWEIAKNYSAEIALKADLKETLRALIPVLKEMGGAALASRARQRLAELAPKNWTARRTALIEQIGKSASRTPIDPDYLVLQMVEAMPDNAILVDEGLTSSRQVTALRPHRDRYGYHGLASGGIGWGLPASVGASIANPDRPVVCFSGDGSAMYSIQSLWTAAHHKLPLNVVIANNGGYRIIKQRLLAFHGDDNYVGMDFIDPPVDFAGVARALGCEAIKVSDPRELKATLASAFGRPGTKLIEVMVDGKV from the coding sequence ATGAAGAACAAGATCACCGGCCGCTCCGCCTTTCTCGCGCTGCTCAAGGACGAGGGCATCACGCATCTGTTCGGCAACCCCGGCACCACCGAGCTGCCGATCATGCATGCGCTGAAGGACCATCCCGATCTCACCTATGTGATGGCGATGCAGGAGAGTCTGGTGGTCGCGATCGCCGACGGCTACAGCCGCGCCTCCGGCAAGCTCGTCGCCTGTAACGTCCATGTCGCCCCCGGCCTCGGCAACGCCATGGGCTCGCTCTACAACGCCCAGTTCACGGGCACGCCGATGATTCTCACCGCCGGCCAGCAGGAGCAGGGCCACGGCCTGATGGAGCCGGTGCTCTACGGTCCGCTGGTGCGCATGGCCGAGCCGCTGGTGAAATGGGCGGTGGAGGTGACGCGTCTGGAAGACCTGCCGCGCATCGTGCGCCGTGCCGCCAAGATCGCAACCACGCCGCCGACCGGTCCGGTGTTCATTTCGCTTCCGGGCGACATCCTGAATAGCGAAGCCGGCATCGATCTCGGCCGCTCCACCCGCATCGACGCGCGGACAAGGCCATCGGACGAGGTGCTGAGGGCGTTTGCCGCGCGCCTGCTGAAGGCGGAGCGCCCCGTCATCGTCACCATAGACGAGGTGGTGAAGAGCGATGCGCTGAAGGAAGCGGCTGAACTCGCCGAGCTGCTTGGAGCTGCCGCCTACCAGTCCTCGACGCCCTATGGCTCGCACTTCCTCTCGGAGAGTCCGAGCTTCGTCGGCACGCTTGCACGCGTGCAGAAGGTGGCGCGCGACACGCTGGCGCCCTACGACCTCCTGATTGCGCTCGGCGGCGATCCCTTGCGGATGTCTGTTTACAGCGAGGTCGATGCGCTGCCTGACGGACTCGGCATCGTGCAGATCGGTCTCGTCGATTGGGAGATCGCCAAGAACTACAGCGCCGAGATCGCGCTGAAGGCGGACCTGAAGGAAACGCTGCGCGCGCTGATCCCGGTGCTGAAAGAGATGGGTGGTGCCGCGCTCGCGAGCCGGGCGAGGCAGCGCCTCGCCGAGCTCGCGCCGAAGAACTGGACCGCACGTCGCACCGCGCTCATCGAGCAGATCGGCAAGAGCGCGAGCCGCACCCCGATCGATCCGGACTATCTGGTGCTGCAGATGGTCGAGGCCATGCCCGACAACGCGATCCTCGTCGACGAGGGCCTCACCTCCAGCCGCCAGGTGACGGCGCTGCGACCGCATCGCGATCGCTACGGCTATCACGGCCTTGCCTCAGGCGGCATCGGCTGGGGCCTGCCGGCCTCGGTCGGCGCCAGCATCGCCAATCCGGATCGCCCCGTGGTGTGCTTCTCGGGCGACGGCAGCGCGATGTATTCGATCCAGTCGCTGTGGACCGCGGCGCATCACAAGCTGCCGCTCAACGTCGTCATCGCCAACAATGGCGGCTACCGCATCATCAAGCAGCGCCTGCTCGCCTTCCATGGCGACGACAATTATGTCGGCATGGATTTTATCGATCCGCCCGTGGATTTCGCCGGCGTTGCCAGGGCGCTCGGCTGCGAGGCGATCAAGGTGAGCGATCCCCGCGAGCTGAAGGCGACGCTGGCGTCGGCGTTTGGCCGGCCGGGGACGAAGCTGATCGAGGTGATGGTGGACGGGAAAGTGTAG
- a CDS encoding aldehyde dehydrogenase family protein, translated as MAVSQAIPITRHPFANGSYKQMLIDGKWIDAASGKRFETHNPATGELLATVAEGDKEDIDRAVAAARRAFEGPWSKVKPFERQNLLLKLADLVEKNFDELSQLDTLDMGAPLSRTRAYRLRAVGMLRYYAGQTTAIHGETIENSLPGEIFSYTLKEPIGVVGAIIPWNGPLTATIWKIGPAIATGCTVVLKPAEEAPLTSLRIAELAMEAGIPPGVINVVPGYGETAGAALASHHDVDKVAFTGSHVTGQSIIRASAGNLKRVSLELGGKSPDIVFADADLDAAVPGAAMAVFANSGQICSAGTRLFVEQSIYEEFVGRVAEFGKKLQVGNGLDPNVQIGPLVSEQQLERVTSYLDIGQKEGAKALAGGGRVTEGALSKGFFVSPTVFAGVQDNMRIAQEEIFGPVISAIAFKDMDELVKRANNTTFGLGSGLWTRDVSKAHAVAKSLRAGSVWVNCYQAMDPAVPFGGYKMSGYGRESGKQHVEEYLNVKSVWIKTA; from the coding sequence ATGGCTGTGTCGCAGGCTATTCCGATCACGCGCCATCCGTTCGCCAACGGGTCCTACAAGCAGATGCTGATCGACGGTAAGTGGATCGATGCCGCCTCAGGCAAGCGCTTCGAGACTCATAACCCTGCCACCGGCGAATTGCTCGCAACCGTCGCCGAGGGCGACAAGGAAGACATCGATCGTGCGGTTGCCGCGGCCCGCCGCGCCTTCGAGGGCCCCTGGAGCAAGGTCAAACCGTTCGAGCGGCAGAATCTGCTGCTCAAGCTCGCCGACCTCGTCGAGAAGAATTTCGACGAATTGTCGCAGCTCGACACGCTCGACATGGGCGCGCCGCTCAGCCGCACCCGCGCCTATCGCCTGCGCGCCGTCGGCATGCTGCGCTATTATGCCGGCCAGACCACGGCGATCCACGGCGAGACCATCGAGAACTCGCTGCCCGGCGAGATCTTCTCCTACACGCTGAAGGAACCGATCGGCGTCGTCGGCGCCATCATTCCCTGGAACGGGCCGCTCACCGCGACGATCTGGAAGATCGGCCCCGCGATCGCGACCGGCTGCACCGTGGTGCTCAAGCCCGCCGAAGAGGCGCCGCTGACCTCGCTGCGCATCGCCGAGCTGGCGATGGAGGCGGGCATTCCGCCCGGCGTCATCAACGTCGTGCCCGGCTATGGCGAGACCGCGGGCGCCGCGCTCGCCTCGCACCACGACGTCGACAAGGTCGCCTTCACCGGCTCGCACGTCACGGGGCAGTCGATCATCCGTGCGTCCGCCGGCAACCTCAAGCGCGTCTCGCTCGAGCTCGGCGGCAAGTCGCCGGACATCGTGTTCGCGGATGCCGATCTCGACGCCGCGGTGCCGGGTGCGGCGATGGCGGTGTTCGCCAATTCGGGCCAGATCTGCAGCGCCGGCACGCGGCTGTTCGTCGAGCAGTCGATCTACGAGGAGTTCGTCGGCCGCGTTGCCGAATTCGGCAAGAAGCTGCAGGTCGGCAACGGGCTCGATCCCAACGTGCAGATCGGTCCGCTGGTGTCCGAGCAGCAGCTCGAGCGCGTCACCAGCTATCTCGACATCGGCCAGAAGGAAGGCGCGAAGGCGCTCGCCGGCGGCGGCCGCGTCACCGAAGGCGCGCTGTCGAAGGGCTTCTTCGTCTCGCCGACCGTGTTCGCGGGCGTGCAGGACAACATGCGTATCGCGCAGGAGGAGATCTTCGGTCCGGTCATCTCCGCGATCGCGTTCAAGGACATGGACGAGCTGGTCAAGCGTGCCAACAACACCACCTTCGGCCTCGGCTCGGGACTGTGGACGCGCGACGTCAGCAAGGCGCATGCGGTCGCGAAGTCGCTGCGTGCCGGCTCGGTGTGGGTGAACTGCTACCAGGCGATGGACCCGGCCGTGCCCTTCGGCGGCTACAAGATGAGCGGCTACGGCCGCGAGTCCGGCAAGCAGCATGTCGAGGAATATCTCAACGTGAAGTCCGTCTGGATCAAGACGGCCTGA
- a CDS encoding M20 family metallopeptidase: MTRADAIARARDDFKSGAFLAELDRRVAYQTESQNPSRGPELRAYLEQEMQPAFAALDFTSRIVESPSGKSPFLFAEHLESGSAPTVLIYGHGDVVDGMEGEWRDGRDPWRTTVAGNRLYGRGTADNKGQHSINMAALRAVRDARGGKLGFNAKFIVEMGEEIGSPDLGKVCDLNRDALKADLFMASDGPRLSADRPTLFLGCRGGIRIHLDVNLRDGGHHSGNWGGVLANPATILVNAISTLVDGHGRLLLDALKPPRLTNQIRSYLADVQVVPTEDEPALAENWGEEGLSAAERLYAWNTLEVLAMSSGNIEKPANAIPGHANAVLQLRFVVGTEVGGLIEAIRAHLVQKGFPMVEVRAAQSFAASRTDFDSPWIKWAADSVKETTGKLPAVLPNFGGSLPNDVFSEILGLPTIWVPHSYPGCSQHAPNEHILLPLTEEALTVMAGLFWDLGELPKPLT, from the coding sequence ATGACCAGAGCCGACGCCATCGCCCGCGCCCGGGACGACTTCAAATCCGGCGCGTTCCTCGCTGAACTCGACCGCCGCGTCGCTTATCAGACCGAAAGCCAGAATCCGTCGCGTGGCCCCGAGCTGCGCGCCTATCTGGAACAGGAGATGCAGCCGGCGTTTGCCGCGCTCGATTTCACCAGCCGCATCGTCGAGTCCCCCAGCGGCAAGTCACCGTTCCTGTTCGCCGAGCATCTCGAAAGCGGCTCAGCACCGACCGTGCTGATCTACGGCCATGGCGATGTCGTCGACGGTATGGAAGGCGAGTGGCGCGACGGCCGCGATCCCTGGCGCACGACGGTTGCGGGCAACCGGCTGTATGGCCGCGGCACCGCCGACAACAAGGGCCAGCACAGCATCAACATGGCGGCACTCCGCGCGGTGCGCGACGCCCGTGGCGGCAAGCTCGGCTTCAACGCCAAGTTCATCGTCGAAATGGGCGAGGAGATCGGCTCGCCCGATCTCGGCAAGGTCTGCGACCTCAATCGCGACGCGCTCAAGGCCGATCTGTTCATGGCCTCCGACGGGCCCCGTTTGTCCGCCGACCGCCCGACGCTGTTCCTGGGATGCCGCGGCGGCATCCGCATTCATCTCGATGTGAACCTGCGCGATGGCGGCCATCATTCCGGCAATTGGGGCGGCGTGCTGGCCAACCCCGCGACCATCCTGGTCAACGCCATCTCGACGCTGGTCGACGGCCACGGTCGTCTTCTGCTCGATGCGCTGAAGCCGCCGCGCCTCACCAACCAGATCCGCTCCTATCTCGCCGACGTGCAGGTGGTCCCGACCGAGGACGAGCCGGCGCTGGCGGAGAACTGGGGCGAGGAGGGTCTGTCGGCGGCCGAACGGCTCTATGCCTGGAATACGCTGGAAGTGCTGGCGATGTCGTCGGGCAATATCGAGAAGCCGGCCAACGCCATTCCGGGCCATGCCAATGCCGTGCTGCAACTGCGTTTCGTGGTCGGCACCGAGGTCGGCGGCCTGATCGAGGCGATCCGCGCGCATCTTGTCCAGAAGGGCTTTCCGATGGTCGAGGTGCGGGCGGCGCAGAGCTTTGCCGCCTCGCGCACCGATTTCGACAGCCCCTGGATCAAATGGGCGGCGGATTCGGTGAAAGAGACCACCGGCAAGCTGCCGGCGGTGCTGCCGAACTTCGGCGGCTCGCTGCCCAACGACGTGTTCTCCGAGATCCTGGGTCTGCCGACGATCTGGGTCCCGCATTCCTATCCCGGCTGCTCCCAGCATGCGCCCAATGAGCACATCCTGCTGCCTCTGACGGAAGAAGCCTTGACGGTGATGGCCGGGCTGTTCTGGGATCTCGGGGAATTACCCAAGCCGCTGACCTGA
- a CDS encoding SDR family NAD(P)-dependent oxidoreductase → MPHPTIVKDNVAVITGGASGIGLAAAAAFARAGMKVCIADVDRERLADAATRLSSVTSATNVMTSVVDVSSAESVRELERAVSAQFGGTDLLMNNAGIQPGSTLFGEPDNWQRIIDVNMWGIINGSRIFAPNMIARGKTGIIINTGSKQGITTPPGDPAYNVSKAGVKAFTEALQHELRNTKDCRLTAHLLIPGFVFTGLTAKGRTEKPAGAWTPEQTVDFMLARLEAGDFYILCPDNDVPRALDEKRIQWAAGDIVENRPPLSRWHPDYTDAFTRFVERE, encoded by the coding sequence ATGCCACATCCCACCATCGTCAAAGACAATGTCGCCGTGATCACAGGCGGCGCATCCGGAATCGGGCTTGCCGCCGCGGCGGCCTTCGCGCGCGCCGGCATGAAGGTGTGCATCGCGGATGTCGACCGGGAACGGCTGGCGGACGCCGCGACAAGACTGTCATCTGTCACATCTGCCACAAACGTGATGACCTCAGTCGTCGATGTCAGCAGCGCGGAGAGCGTGAGGGAACTGGAACGTGCCGTGAGCGCGCAATTCGGCGGAACGGACCTGCTGATGAACAATGCCGGCATCCAGCCGGGCAGCACGCTGTTCGGCGAACCCGACAATTGGCAGCGCATCATCGACGTCAACATGTGGGGCATCATCAACGGCTCGCGCATCTTCGCGCCCAACATGATCGCGCGCGGCAAGACCGGCATCATCATCAACACCGGCTCGAAGCAGGGTATCACCACGCCGCCGGGCGACCCCGCCTACAATGTCTCCAAGGCCGGCGTGAAGGCATTTACCGAAGCGCTGCAGCACGAGCTGCGCAACACGAAAGACTGTCGCCTCACGGCACATTTGCTGATCCCCGGCTTCGTCTTCACCGGCCTCACCGCGAAGGGACGCACCGAAAAGCCGGCCGGCGCCTGGACGCCGGAGCAGACGGTCGATTTCATGCTGGCGCGGCTGGAGGCTGGCGATTTCTACATCCTGTGCCCGGATAACGACGTGCCGCGCGCGCTCGACGAGAAACGCATCCAATGGGCCGCCGGCGACATCGTCGAGAACCGCCCGCCGCTGTCGCGCTGGCACCCGGATTACACGGATGCGTTCACGAGGTTCGTGGAGAGGGAGTAA
- a CDS encoding alkene reductase: MKFEALFRPLQVGPYKLAHRVAMAPLTRMRAERESFAPRPLNAEYYGQRATQGGLLIAEASPVLSQGRGNPATPGIYSEAQIAGWRKVTDAVHAKGGIIFLQLWHVGRVSHSSFHGGQLPVSASAIAIKAEGMKAMTADGKISDYETPRALETEEVKGIVEAFRQGAKNALAAGFDGVEIHGANGYLLEQFLQSRSNQRTDQYGGSIENRARLLLEVTQAAIDVWGANRVAVRLSPYGIANDSGEPDPMPLYTHVVKALDKLGLAYLHFIEPRSSGSGRAEVNWQNVPSAMVLFRPLYSGVLMTAGGFTGETANAAIADGHADIIAFGRIFISNPDLPRRLEHDYPITPYNRATFYGGEEKGYTDYPVYDELTPA, encoded by the coding sequence ATGAAATTCGAAGCGTTGTTTAGGCCGTTGCAGGTCGGTCCGTACAAGCTTGCGCATCGCGTCGCGATGGCGCCGTTGACGCGCATGCGGGCCGAGCGCGAGAGCTTTGCGCCGCGACCGCTCAACGCCGAATATTACGGCCAGCGCGCGACGCAAGGCGGCCTGCTCATCGCCGAAGCCTCGCCGGTGCTCTCGCAGGGCCGCGGCAATCCCGCGACGCCGGGCATCTATTCGGAGGCGCAGATTGCCGGCTGGCGCAAGGTGACGGATGCGGTGCACGCCAAGGGCGGCATCATCTTCCTCCAGCTCTGGCATGTCGGCCGGGTCTCGCATTCCTCCTTCCATGGCGGCCAGCTGCCGGTGTCTGCTTCGGCCATCGCGATCAAGGCCGAGGGCATGAAGGCGATGACGGCCGACGGCAAGATCTCGGACTATGAGACGCCGCGCGCGCTCGAGACCGAAGAGGTCAAGGGTATCGTCGAGGCCTTCAGGCAAGGTGCGAAGAACGCGCTTGCGGCCGGCTTCGACGGTGTCGAGATCCACGGCGCCAACGGCTATCTGCTGGAGCAATTCCTGCAGTCCCGCAGCAACCAGCGCACCGATCAATATGGCGGTTCGATCGAGAACCGCGCCCGGCTGCTGCTCGAAGTGACACAGGCCGCGATCGACGTCTGGGGTGCCAATCGCGTTGCCGTACGGCTGTCGCCCTACGGCATCGCCAATGATTCCGGCGAGCCCGATCCGATGCCGCTCTACACTCATGTGGTGAAGGCGCTCGACAAGCTCGGCCTCGCCTATCTGCACTTCATCGAGCCGAGATCGAGCGGCTCGGGTCGCGCCGAGGTCAACTGGCAGAACGTGCCGTCGGCAATGGTACTGTTCCGGCCGCTCTACAGCGGCGTTCTGATGACTGCCGGCGGCTTCACCGGCGAGACCGCGAACGCGGCGATCGCCGACGGCCACGCCGACATCATCGCCTTCGGCCGGATCTTCATCTCCAATCCGGACCTGCCGCGGCGACTGGAGCACGACTATCCGATCACGCCGTACAATCGCGCGACGTTCTACGGCGGCGAGGAGAAGGGGTATACGGATTACCCAGTTTATGACGAACTGACGCCGGCGTAA
- a CDS encoding GFA family protein, with amino-acid sequence MAKLATAAGIATGQCLCGKVTFEIDVPVRWAWHDHSSASRRAHGAAYATYVGSWKKRFRITSGKTALTRYEDKSTKTTRSFCSQCGTPIAYERPRGPHMVNIPRALFRERTGRQPLYHIAIEELQEWAYTGEPLVPLKGFPGVVWQRSKKKKRASGEDPFELGREEM; translated from the coding sequence ATGGCCAAACTCGCCACCGCCGCAGGGATCGCCACCGGGCAATGCCTCTGCGGCAAGGTCACCTTCGAGATCGACGTCCCCGTGCGCTGGGCCTGGCATGATCATTCGTCCGCCAGCCGCCGCGCGCATGGTGCCGCCTACGCCACCTATGTCGGCAGCTGGAAGAAGCGGTTTCGCATCACGTCCGGGAAGACCGCTCTCACCCGCTACGAGGACAAGTCGACCAAAACCACGCGCAGCTTCTGCTCGCAGTGCGGCACGCCGATTGCCTATGAACGTCCGCGCGGCCCGCACATGGTCAACATCCCCCGCGCGCTCTTTAGGGAGCGCACCGGCCGCCAGCCGCTCTATCACATTGCGATCGAGGAGCTCCAGGAATGGGCCTATACCGGCGAGCCCTTGGTGCCGCTGAAAGGCTTTCCGGGCGTGGTCTGGCAGCGGTCGAAAAAGAAGAAGCGGGCGAGTGGCGAGGATCCGTTCGAGCTGGGGCGGGAGGAGATGTAG